The genomic interval cccagactgagccccaccctgggcccttcctgtctgtacattgacccagtgtcccactgcagcccagactgagccccaccctgggcccttcctgtctgtacattgacccagtgccccactgcagcccagactgagccccaccctgggcccttcctgtctgtacatttacccagtgtcccactgcagcccagtctgagccccaccctgggcccttcctgtctgtacattgaaccagtgtcccactgcagcccagactgagccccaccctgggcccttcctgtctgtacattgacccagtgtcccactgcagcccagactgagccccaccctgggcccttcctgtctgtacattgacacagtgtcccactgcagcccagactgagccccaccctgggcccttcctatctgtccattgacccagtggcccactgcagcccagactgagccccaccctgggcccttcctgtctgtacattgacccagtgtcccactgcagcccagactgagccccaccctgggcccttcctatctgtccattgacccagtggcccactgcagcccagactgagccccaccctgggcccttcctgtctgtacattgacccagtgtcccactgcagcccagactgagccccaccctgggcccttcctgtctgtacattgacccagtgtcccactgcagcccagactgagccacaccctgggcccttcctgtctgtacattgacccagtgtcccactgcagcccagactgagccccaccctgggcccttcctgtctgtacattgacccagtgtcccactgcagcccagactgagccccaccctgggcccttcctgtctgtacattgacccagtgccccactgcagcccagactgagccccaccctgggcccttcctgtctgtacattgacccagtgtcccactgcagcccagactgagccccaccctgggcccttcctgtctgtacattgacccagtgccccattggggaccatccagccccggatatccggcagaatcagcgctgtgggaccgggtgactgagtctcgtgaccctgtcgctgggcctctgacgtcacaatgggagacgacgctcgctcagctcgagctggaaaccgttaaagggccgttaggatttaaacctggagcacggccggttaaaggggagggacagagaatcggccaaaaatgttcatatcatgagaccaggaatggttataaattgaaatgttcaaataatgagaccaggaatggttataaattgaaatgttcatatttcCACTCTCAGTCCGgttctggattcccgcagtgactccaggttTCTCTTTCCGTTTGGACAGAACAGTTTCAAtgacagcctgaaacagattaaagattaaacaggaaaaaaacagattgaacaacagtgtaaataacagggagactggggttaatatttcaataataattacagacaaatattacccataaaagggactgaatcccactgatattttatttattacattaaacattaacacaaacactcacccgatccgctccagactcttgcgggtcagtatgagggagcggagagcggggacagatcggtctgtgaaggagtttgatcccagggacagatccgtcagtgaccggtttgtgctgagagcggaggagagatcctcggtacaagaatctgtgagaccgacatcatccagactggggatcagagagagagaaataacaggaatcagggtgaATCctgagtgtttattaataacactgatactgatattaataaacactgtacattattagtaacaCTACTACTGATACTAATCATAatgtagtgtttattaataacactattactgacaataataatgtacagaatttaataacgctattactgatactaataatgtacagtgtttaacaCGATTACTAATACTAATAAAGTAGTGctcattaataacactattactgacattaataataatgtacagtgtttattaataacactattactggcaCCGATAATaaagtacagtgtttattaaaaaCACTATTATTGATACTACTAATAATATACAGCgtcagacatccagttattataaacacaatctcacacagtgatacttactccagttcctgtattttacagtccggcttcctcagagccgcagacagtagtttcactcctgaatctcccagtttattataacTCAGGGTGAGAACCGTCAGTGACAGGTTtgcactgagagcggaggagagatcctcgctacaagaatctgtgagatcattaccccataacctggagatcagagaaagAAATTGGAGATAGACAGAGACGaacagagataacaggaatcagagtaaattcccagtatttatttatATTATTATGACTGATACTGACATTCATGTACCATGTTCAGCATCCAATTAATATACACAATCTGGTACTTaccccagtttctgtattttacagtccgggttcctcagagcctcagacagtagtttcactgcTGAATTTCCCAGTTTATTATTGCTCAGGTCCAGACCCGTAAGTGACCGGTTTGTCGTGAGAGCGGAGGAAAGATCCTTGATACAGGAATTTGTGAGATCGTTATCACATAACCTGCAGATCAGAGTGCgaaaggaagagacagagacgatcagagataacaggaatcagagtaaattcccagtatttatttgtattattattacttatactgacattaatataCAGTGTccagcatccagttattataaacacaatctcacacagtctgatacttactccagttcatgtattttacagtccgggttcctcagagcctcagacaatagtttcactcctgaatctcccagtttattgctccccagtctaaacacaaacagaccgagagtgagaaacaaactgaatccaatccccgatctgatacaatttttctctgatattacaggaaacactgaaaaatcttttggaaattaataaccagatttccctgtcactgacaatgaatcgcACTCTGTCCGACGCTccatatattcagggactgtcagtaaatgtatttattaaataaactgctgtctgtgtgaagcctttaaatgtccctTATTCCGGTCTCAtcccctgatgatcagaattaccctcctggaggtcagtgaccggtcccgtcatgtttggggaaacttgtctcatttctgctgcttcttaaattccagattttatgggaatggggcgattttccccgaattaaatgataaagcggtgattacctgtgctttatgcagtattatattaatctgtataatatctcggggtgagttatattgtgaaacgaCGCTAACTGCTGCTGTAAAATCCGTCCCACAGGATTTTATGTCACAAGGAACGTTTATTGTGTTCTGTTACAAGTTTTCAATGTCCCTGCACTCCGAGAttataggggaggggagtctctctgtTTTATCACATTAAACTGGCTCTACATTTAGTTCAGGTGTAACGGGCCTGACAGTTCTTgggaattttctgaagttccGTCGCCGAACAGAGCCTCTCACAAATGAGGGCAGATTATGGGTAATTCCCGACACTGCCCCTGGTTCACCCAGGAGCCTCCCGCTGTGTGTGGGGCCTcaccgctggccggtgtgtgtctgtactcctgggctCATATCCCACAACCCGTTCGATTGGAACCTTTTTACCGGCAGATTTTAGTTCACAAATCCCActgaagtgttggcctggattaatgagcgaggggcctgaatccacgaccttctgactcagaggcacgagtgctgccagctgggtgaagagatggtggatgtattggagagtgtgaagggcagtgtcattgatgagttaagataacaTACCGACGTCCAACGGGGAAAGCTCAGCCCGCCCATTGACGGGTGTgtgcccgaaagctgtgttttgctctttgttactgaatgattggagtttctgcttccctctcctgcacacgttgacagtccggtgtCACCTGCacccacacctcggtaagagggaGGGATGCTCCGACACACAGACTGCTCAGTTAGTGTTGGCCAACGTGGAAGTAATAGTGAGAAGAAATCTCTTCAATGGGCGTATCTCCGACAGTaagaaaaacagcaataaatattatttattgcaattaaattatcagactctttcagtgacctgtatttactgatccgataaagactgtaaaatcccgACTCGTTCACAAGGATCAATTTTAGATTCTTCAGTCCTTagggaattactaaccgatcctcttatcatttgtcatgtttgggttgaatctgcttctctctggtttaacagaactgtttgtttccctttaTTATGGAGCAACAATACAATTTGTGCCTATTTTACAATTGGCCgaacagttagagacaaataaacagttacctcaacacctggcatttgtgcacTACGGttcccagccgctggagtccttcacactggATGGAGCATTTCTGTAGATcgaggtgttttattgtatcacagagtccaatgacatgagacagcaccgcacagtcaatcggggtcagtcgcaaTCCACTAAATGTTAGTGTTTCCATCgatcccactgtgacccgagccagtgttttattttgagactcaaacaggtagtggaatgtgttcaggaggtcccttttCCCAGTTTCACTCTCTGTTTTTCCAATCTCTCtttcaaccttctccttcacccagtcaatcactccgcagattttttgatgaagaaatggacccagaaactcctccaggggccgagctgaatgtgaggaggagagaccaacaacaaaacggagaaatatctcaaatcgcccatcttccttgctgtgggcttcactgaggagtttccggatgtcccctggatctggagtcaggaatcgTGCGAGTGcagctacaaactcttggatggtgaggtgcgggaatgtgtaaaccacactctgggcagaatcatctctctccaaaagttccatcatgaacccagacaggaactgggaaggttgcagattgtacttgatcaaatctccatttctaaacacaatcttcttctcggagactcctgtgaaggccatttcaccgatcttcagtaacacatcacggggggattcaatctctcggccatggtttttcagaatgttgtaaatatagtaggaatatagttgggtgatggtcttgggaactcgctgctgtttcctgtctctttgtgtgaagaagggacccagtgacagaccgaggatccagcagtaggaagggttgtaacacatggtgtacaggagctcgttctcctccacatgtttgaaaacagctgctgccaccacctgatcttcaaaatatttgttgaaatattccttccgttcttcaccaacaaatcccaggatttcagcccagacactgatctcagccttttccaataaatgtaatgcagtggggcggctggtcacgagcactgaacatcctgggagcagcctgtgctgtattaaactgtacacaatgtcagacacttcacactggtcttcaggatctgtgcacatgtactgactttctgtatttctccgtttgtcagcaaaatcgatgctgtccttgaattcatctaaaccatcgaatataaacagtaatctctctgggttcttccagagctctcccagaatattcacaaagtaaggatacagatccaggATCAGATTtctcaggtttattctacagttaatagcgttcaaatcccggaatttaaaactgaacagaaattgaaagtgtgggtatattttcccagtggcccagtcataaacaatcttttgtaccattgttgtttttccaatccccgcgactccgctcactgctgctgaactccctgatttggattttctcctggaaaaactgctctggaacaattgatcagttcggattttttccagttctctccggagatgtttctctctccactcttcgtggtctcggcctcttgccagcagttcatgttctacaagtgtccgatctcgaacagtagaaatgaccgttagctcagtgtatagagtgaccagctggaaaatcttaaccttctcctttattaggatcgtgttcactctcagtgtttcagtttggacccggagtgtttccttgtgtttctgttgaacatcttcaattagaacagacagaaagtggttctTAATGTTAGTTGTATTGACATAAAAAAAACGttctcaatatcactttactattcagtaaaatgttccgagagttaattcacagcttcaatagaggtgcgagcaggaaattaatCTCAGTTACTGAAAATCTCGCTTGAAATTGAACAACGGCAGAGAcaagtttcaaatcctcacttgattgTAATATTTATtgaacatggagatttctatgaaggtgatattttccGTCCAATGGTTAATACTGTCAGCCCTGCCCTGTACTACAGAAATCTCATTGCAAATCATCACATCGTCCTGGTTATACGAAAATGGAGGTTCTAATtttcatttggagaggcagggaatgattaggaacagtcagcatggttttgtgagaggaaaatcatgtctcacgaatttgattgagttttttgaaggggtaactaagaagatagatgagggc from Heptranchias perlo isolate sHepPer1 unplaced genomic scaffold, sHepPer1.hap1 HAP1_SCAFFOLD_173, whole genome shotgun sequence carries:
- the LOC137309632 gene encoding NACHT, LRR and PYD domains-containing protein 3-like isoform X2 — its product is MRMETDPNTAITEFLTKCDHYQLFQLTQFYRDRLEQAIEEGVDGVSSLLTYERHFSGQEHRKVVELVEKGNRADSSKLLLNLVMEKGSRARRVMWESFVKMHHAVPKLDKILKEMQEIGPDPFDYMNIGRGLCEIPNHLKDVQQKHKETLRVQTETLRVNTILIKEKVKIFQLVTLYTELTVISTVRDRTLVEHELLARGRDHEEWREKHLRRELEKIRTDQLFQSSFSRRKSKSGSSAAVSGVAGIGKTTMVQKIVYDWATGKIYPHFQFLFSFKFRDLNAINCRINLRNLILDLYPYFVNILGELWKNPERLLFIFDGLDEFKDSIDFADKRRNTESQYMCTDPEDQCEVSDIVYSLIQHRLLPGCSVLVTSRPTALHLLEKAEISVWAEILGFVGEERKEYFNKYFEDQVVAAAVFKHVEENELLYTMCYNPSYCWILGLSLGPFFTQRDRKQQRVPKTITQLYSYYIYNILKNHGREIESPRDVLLKIGEMAFTGVSEKKIVFRNGDLIKYNLQPSQFLSGFMMELLERDDSAQSVVYTFPHLTIQEFVAALARFLTPDPGDIRKLLSEAHSKEDGRFEIFLRFVVGLSSSHSARPLEEFLGPFLHQKICGVIDWVKEKVEREIGKTESETGKRDLLNTFHYLFESQNKTLARVTVGSMETLTFSGLRLTPIDCAVLSHVIGLCDTIKHLDLQKCSIQCEGLQRLGTVVHKCQVLRLCDNDLTNSCIKDLSSALTTNRSLTGLDLSNNKLGNSAVKLLSEALRNPDCKIQKLGLWGNDLTDSCSEDLSSALSANLSLTVLTLSYNKLGDSGVKLLSAALRKPDCKIQELDLDDVGLTDSCTEDLSSALSTNRSLTDLSLGSNSFTDRSVPALRSLILTRKSLERIGLSLKLFCPNGKRNLESLRESRTGLRVEI
- the LOC137309632 gene encoding NACHT, LRR and PYD domains-containing protein 3-like isoform X3, giving the protein MRMETDPNTAITEFLTKCDHYQLFQLTQFYRDRLEQAIEEGVDGVSSLLTYERHFSGQEHRKVVELVEKGNRADSSKLLLNLVMEKGSRARRVMWESFVKMHHAVPKLDKILKEMQEIGPDPFDYMNIGRGLCEIPNHLKDVQQKHKETLRVQTETLRVNTILIKEKVKIFQLVTLYTELTVISTVRDRTLVEHELLARGRDHEEWREKHLRRELEKIRTDQLFQSSFSRRKSKSGSSAAVSGVAGIGKTTMVQKIVYDWATGKIYPHFQFLFSFKFRDLNAINCRINLRNLILDLYPYFVNILGELWKNPERLLFIFDGLDEFKDSIDFADKRRNTESQYMCTDPEDQCEVSDIVYSLIQHRLLPGCSVLVTSRPTALHLLEKAEISVWAEILGFVGEERKEYFNKYFEDQVVAAAVFKHVEENELLYTMCYNPSYCWILGLSLGPFFTQRDRKQQRVPKTITQLYSYYIYNILKNHGREIESPRDVLLKIGEMAFTGVSEKKIVFRNGDLIKYNLQPSQFLSGFMMELLERDDSAQSVVYTFPHLTIQEFVAALARFLTPDPGDIRKLLSEAHSKEDGRFEIFLRFVVGLSSSHSARPLEEFLGPFLHQKICGVIDWVKEKVEREIGKTESETGKRDLLNTFHYLFESQNKTLARVTVGSMETLTFSGLRLTPIDCAVLSHVIGLCDTIKHLDLQKCSIQCEGLQRLGTVVHKCQVLRLGSNKLGDSGVKLLSEALRNPDCKIHELELCDNDLTNSCIKDLSSALTTNRSLTGLDLSNNKLGNSAVKLLSEALRNPDCKIQKLGLWGNDLTDSCSEDLSSALSANLSLTVLTLSYNKLGDSGVKLLSAALRKPDCKIQELELSLKLFCPNGKRNLESLRESRTGLRVEI
- the LOC137309632 gene encoding NACHT, LRR and PYD domains-containing protein 3-like isoform X1; this translates as MRMETDPNTAITEFLTKCDHYQLFQLTQFYRDRLEQAIEEGVDGVSSLLTYERHFSGQEHRKVVELVEKGNRADSSKLLLNLVMEKGSRARRVMWESFVKMHHAVPKLDKILKEMQEIGPDPFDYMNIGRGLCEIPNHLKDVQQKHKETLRVQTETLRVNTILIKEKVKIFQLVTLYTELTVISTVRDRTLVEHELLARGRDHEEWREKHLRRELEKIRTDQLFQSSFSRRKSKSGSSAAVSGVAGIGKTTMVQKIVYDWATGKIYPHFQFLFSFKFRDLNAINCRINLRNLILDLYPYFVNILGELWKNPERLLFIFDGLDEFKDSIDFADKRRNTESQYMCTDPEDQCEVSDIVYSLIQHRLLPGCSVLVTSRPTALHLLEKAEISVWAEILGFVGEERKEYFNKYFEDQVVAAAVFKHVEENELLYTMCYNPSYCWILGLSLGPFFTQRDRKQQRVPKTITQLYSYYIYNILKNHGREIESPRDVLLKIGEMAFTGVSEKKIVFRNGDLIKYNLQPSQFLSGFMMELLERDDSAQSVVYTFPHLTIQEFVAALARFLTPDPGDIRKLLSEAHSKEDGRFEIFLRFVVGLSSSHSARPLEEFLGPFLHQKICGVIDWVKEKVEREIGKTESETGKRDLLNTFHYLFESQNKTLARVTVGSMETLTFSGLRLTPIDCAVLSHVIGLCDTIKHLDLQKCSIQCEGLQRLGTVVHKCQVLRLGSNKLGDSGVKLLSEALRNPDCKIHELELCDNDLTNSCIKDLSSALTTNRSLTGLDLSNNKLGNSAVKLLSEALRNPDCKIQKLGLWGNDLTDSCSEDLSSALSANLSLTVLTLSYNKLGDSGVKLLSAALRKPDCKIQELDLDDVGLTDSCTEDLSSALSTNRSLTDLSLGSNSFTDRSVPALRSLILTRKSLERIGLSLKLFCPNGKRNLESLRESRTGLRVEI